One genomic region from Campylobacter concisus encodes:
- a CDS encoding ATP-binding protein: protein MSKINQIEQELSQIDASKFHKLINTYLSKKFSFMVHSNGTKIGEDKPISGTPDSFVALEDGNYIFVECTTQKSDILSKFLKDLKKCFDEAKTGISISKIKKVILACNCDIKPNELEILQKYCNSKDKLFFIGISSLANDLYVNYSKIAYDFLSVSVDTMQILDESDFVAEYESGGYATPLNTVLCCRDKEVADIEFALKDNQITFITGKAGVGKTRLTIEVAPKFAKENGYKFKAIFNRGVNIYDDLMAYFKVEDEKFLIFIDDVNRIHQALGYLFNSFNKKITNSQIKIVATVRDYAKDIIDKVPSNISYSVIEIQSMHNISVSEIISRNFKNIDPIHNEKILEISQNNPRMAFMACKIAQNGSFDAVNNTYDLYKEYFKSADNDINIFGDIEIEKIVAIVAFFRMIDRQNDKQVEVIKQVFEVDIVAIWDKIEKLHRYEIFDMYENSVIKVSDQILASYLFYKTVFVDKSLKISSFIVIFFPNHSGKIRDVLNQIVPVFDINLILKELKDPVDRLWIEYSDKSLLVGHDDNPIIEFVEIFWYLKESEILEKLHEEIQDLEQEHIDVNTIDIFKSSDNKSDTILYILSLLSRSNDENNLKIAIDLIVMYLNKKPNKIHEVIYTLVKDFGYELNSYRYGYKKEKIVMDRLWELSKNSDTLLLRRLFIGIASEMLGTDFQYARYHGRTLSLYNYALVLTQALINFRKTIFERLDEIFKNNYFLTDLKMFINIYSRKNNISNSTKIIERDKKYILALATKYFNPKIYKHCKIVRNFLSFLDKNNITYDKSIQTLFKHSYFGIDDLLCTSPYKNFKGNDIEQNKVYIKNKLIDFVNNNKIKDKWLELLNICVEIYNAIDDNDTYSFKNNFSMLLEILSSDDSGLFMEVLGEYFKLGNPFLLYLDRHILIKILGKNGAFEFIEKQNFKAKDFWKFGIFAAIDENDITQADVKNLLDLYKSADIANIPQYFNYLQKYENIKKDITLKILKVLCNRAISNNKFLITIEMFFYQFTGMLDEYIKTDKKLIEKTYFMCLKDIVDFDYDATILNKFLNDDSDFIHRYIINILNALGNYVANIDMNTDFSILFNRKDHEEIFLKIIETIHKIPDKKFIFGKGEFLKSFFMGFHSPLLDAQKTINIIKKFIDKYFLDKERMIFISGLLCEFNNDESENAEIDTRVHLYTYMVSKNSDYELFKSLEFEKNSRTAHGSWVPVIQRDIEFYEKLMSMMNTANLLKHRTFINEMIDDLKSRINREKKFDFMEDERFYRY from the coding sequence ATGAGTAAAATAAACCAAATAGAACAAGAGTTATCTCAGATAGATGCTTCAAAATTTCACAAATTGATAAACACATATTTATCCAAAAAGTTTTCTTTTATGGTTCATTCAAACGGTACAAAGATAGGCGAAGATAAACCTATTTCAGGGACACCAGATAGTTTTGTGGCGCTAGAAGACGGGAATTATATCTTTGTAGAATGTACAACGCAAAAATCGGATATATTGTCTAAATTTTTAAAAGATTTAAAAAAATGTTTTGATGAAGCAAAAACTGGTATTAGTATCTCTAAAATAAAGAAAGTTATTCTAGCTTGTAATTGCGATATTAAGCCTAATGAATTAGAAATTTTACAAAAGTATTGTAATTCAAAAGATAAATTATTTTTTATAGGAATTTCAAGTCTAGCAAATGACTTGTATGTAAACTATTCTAAAATAGCATATGATTTTCTTAGCGTCAGCGTAGATACTATGCAGATATTAGACGAGAGCGATTTTGTTGCGGAGTATGAAAGCGGCGGCTATGCTACGCCACTAAACACGGTGCTGTGTTGTAGAGATAAAGAAGTGGCTGATATAGAATTTGCCTTAAAGGATAACCAAATAACGTTTATAACAGGAAAAGCCGGAGTTGGAAAAACAAGATTAACAATAGAGGTCGCACCTAAATTTGCTAAGGAAAATGGGTATAAATTTAAGGCCATTTTTAATAGAGGTGTCAATATTTACGATGATTTGATGGCGTATTTTAAAGTTGAAGATGAGAAATTCTTAATTTTTATTGATGATGTCAACAGGATTCATCAAGCACTTGGATATTTGTTTAACTCTTTTAACAAAAAAATTACAAATTCTCAAATTAAAATAGTTGCTACAGTTAGAGACTATGCTAAAGATATTATAGATAAAGTTCCAAGCAATATTAGTTACTCAGTTATTGAAATACAATCTATGCACAATATCTCAGTAAGTGAAATCATTTCTAGAAATTTTAAAAATATAGATCCTATACATAACGAAAAAATTTTAGAGATTTCACAAAATAATCCAAGAATGGCTTTTATGGCTTGTAAAATAGCTCAAAATGGATCTTTTGATGCTGTAAATAATACGTATGATTTATACAAAGAGTATTTTAAAAGTGCTGATAATGATATAAATATTTTTGGTGATATTGAGATTGAAAAAATAGTTGCGATAGTAGCATTTTTTAGAATGATCGACAGGCAAAACGATAAACAAGTGGAAGTTATAAAACAAGTCTTTGAGGTTGATATTGTTGCTATTTGGGATAAAATAGAAAAGCTTCATAGATATGAGATATTTGATATGTATGAAAATAGTGTCATTAAAGTATCAGATCAGATACTAGCATCCTATCTTTTTTATAAGACTGTATTTGTGGATAAAAGCCTAAAAATAAGTAGTTTTATAGTAATTTTTTTTCCAAACCATTCAGGCAAAATAAGAGATGTTTTAAATCAAATAGTGCCGGTTTTTGATATCAATTTAATCTTAAAAGAGCTAAAAGATCCTGTAGATAGATTATGGATAGAATATTCAGATAAATCATTGTTGGTGGGGCATGATGATAATCCAATAATAGAGTTTGTAGAAATTTTTTGGTATCTAAAAGAATCAGAAATACTAGAAAAACTACATGAAGAAATACAAGACTTAGAACAAGAGCATATAGATGTAAATACCATTGATATTTTTAAAAGTAGCGATAATAAATCAGATACTATACTATATATACTTTCTTTACTATCTAGGAGTAATGACGAAAATAATCTAAAGATCGCGATAGATCTAATAGTTATGTATCTAAATAAAAAGCCAAATAAAATACATGAAGTTATTTATACTTTGGTAAAAGATTTTGGATATGAGCTTAATAGCTATAGATATGGATACAAAAAAGAAAAGATAGTTATGGATAGGCTTTGGGAACTATCAAAAAATAGCGATACTTTGCTCCTAAGAAGACTCTTTATTGGGATTGCCAGCGAGATGTTAGGCACTGACTTTCAATATGCTAGATATCATGGTAGAACATTAAGTTTATACAACTATGCTCTTGTTCTAACACAAGCTTTGATTAATTTTAGAAAAACTATATTTGAAAGACTCGATGAGATTTTTAAAAATAATTATTTTTTAACAGACTTGAAAATGTTTATAAATATATACTCTAGAAAAAATAATATTTCAAATAGCACAAAAATAATAGAACGAGACAAAAAATACATATTAGCCTTGGCTACAAAATACTTTAATCCAAAGATTTATAAGCATTGTAAAATAGTAAGAAATTTTTTATCTTTTTTGGATAAAAATAACATTACATATGATAAAAGTATACAAACTCTATTTAAGCATAGTTATTTTGGTATAGATGATTTGTTGTGTACAAGTCCTTATAAAAATTTTAAAGGCAATGATATTGAACAAAACAAGGTGTATATAAAAAACAAGCTAATAGACTTTGTAAATAATAATAAAATAAAAGACAAGTGGCTAGAGCTACTTAATATATGCGTAGAAATTTATAATGCAATTGATGATAACGATACATATAGTTTTAAAAACAACTTTAGTATGTTGCTTGAAATTTTATCAAGTGATGACTCAGGGCTATTTATGGAGGTTTTAGGCGAGTATTTTAAGCTAGGCAATCCATTTTTATTATATTTAGATCGTCATATTCTTATAAAGATTTTGGGCAAAAATGGTGCTTTTGAGTTTATAGAAAAACAGAATTTTAAAGCAAAAGACTTTTGGAAATTTGGGATATTTGCAGCCATAGACGAAAACGATATCACTCAAGCGGATGTTAAGAATTTGCTTGATTTGTATAAAAGTGCCGATATTGCGAATATCCCACAATACTTTAACTATTTGCAAAAGTATGAAAATATCAAAAAAGACATTACACTAAAAATATTAAAAGTACTTTGTAATAGAGCTATCAGCAATAACAAATTTTTAATAACTATTGAGATGTTTTTCTACCAGTTTACTGGTATGTTAGATGAATATATCAAAACAGATAAAAAACTGATAGAAAAAACCTATTTTATGTGTCTAAAAGATATTGTAGATTTTGATTATGATGCTACAATTTTAAATAAATTTTTGAACGATGATTCTGATTTTATACACAGATATATAATTAATATATTAAATGCTCTTGGTAATTATGTCGCTAATATTGATATGAATACAGATTTTTCTATTCTGTTTAATAGAAAAGACCATGAAGAAATATTTTTAAAAATTATAGAAACTATACATAAAATCCCTGATAAGAAATTCATTTTTGGAAAAGGGGAATTTCTAAAATCATTTTTTATGGGATTTCATTCGCCATTATTAGATGCGCAAAAAACAATAAATATTATTAAGAAATTTATAGATAAATATTTTCTGGATA